Part of the Gramella sp. Hel_I_59 genome, AATATCTATCAGCATTACGAAAGAGGTAAAAAGCCGGTGCAGGCAGCCATTGATGGAACGATGGAAGTGCTGCCACCGATTCTTTCCGCAATCATTACCACAATTTTAGCCTTTTCCACATTCCTGTTCTTAGATAGCCGAATTGGAGAGTTCTTTGGCGAAGTTAGTACGGTAGTAATTTTGACTTTAGTTGTTTCTTTGGTAGAAGCGTTAATTATACTACCAGCGCATATTGCTCATTCAAAGGCTTTAGTTCGGGAAACTGAAGAAGAACAGAAAAAGAAGAAAGGCCTTTCGAGATTATTTCTGAAACTAAGGATCATTAATAAATATGGGGATCAATTGATGGCTTATCTACGGGATAAGCTATACGAACCTGTAATTCGTGCTACAGTCGCACACAGGTTTCTAAGTCTCTCTATCCTGATCACACTATTTATATTGACTGTAGGCTCTGTAATGGGTGGCGTAGTGAACGTTACTTTATTTCCAAGCATCGCCAGCGACCGGGTAAGTATAGATCTATTGATGCCAGAAGGAACGAATCCTAAGAAGACAGACAGTATTATTTCCATGGTCGAGGATGCTGCTTGGAGAGTGAACAAAGACTTCACAGAACGCCAGACAGGAAATAAGTCGGTCGTTAAAAATATTGTTCGTAGAGTTGGACCGGGTAATAATAAAGCTTCATTACGAGTGAATTTGTTACCGGGAGAAGAACGTGATTTTGGTTCGCCTGAAATTACCAATGCAATTCGAGATGAAGTAGGACAGGTTTACGGAGTGGAGCGTTTAACCTTTGGTAGCGGTGGAAACTTTGGTGGAAAGCCGGTTTCTGTATCCCTTCTAGGAAATAACTTGGAAGAACTTGAGCTTGCTAAAGAAGAACTTAAAGAGGCGATGGAAGAGAATTCCACGCTTAAGGATGTAACAGATACAGATCCAGATGGGATCAAGGAGATCACGATAGATCTTAATGAGAATGCCTATGCTTTAGGGTTGAATCTTAGGGAGGTTATGAGCCAGGTGCGTGCAGGATTCTTTGGATTACAGGCACAGAGATTTCAACGTGGGCAGGATGAAATAAGAGTCTGGGTTCGTTACGATCGCGAGAATCGAGAATCTATCAATGATCTTGATGATATGCGCATTGTAACTCCAGATGGAAACCGAGTGCCTTTTGGAGAAATAGCTACTTATGAAATTAGACGTGGGACAGAATCCATCAGTCATCTGGAAGGACTTCGCGAAATTAGAGTGGAGGCGGATATGGATGATCCGGACGCCAGTTCTACAGATGCTATTGCTAATATTGGAGAGAATGTACTTCCGGATATATTGTCAAAATATCCTAGTGTATCTGTTTCCTATGAGGGACAGAATCGGGAAGCAGAAAAACTGACTAAATCTGCGGAAAAAGTTTTCCCTATCATATTATTTCTGATCTATGCGGTGATCGCATTTACCTTCAGAAGTTATAGTCAGCCATTATTGCTAATGATCATGATTCCATTCAGTATTATTGGAGTAGCCTGGGGACATTATATTCATGGTTTCCCTGTAAATATTCTTTCCTTACTTGGGATTATTGCACTGGTGGGAATTATGGTAAATGATGGACTTGTGCTTATTGGGAAGTTCAATTCCTATTTGCGGGAAGGCATGCGCTTCGAGAAAGCACTTATTGAAGCTGGGAAGTCGCGATTTAGAGCTATTTTCCTTACGTCTCTAACTACCATTGCAGGTATTGCACCATTACTTCTAGAAAAAAGCAGACAGGCGCAATTCTTAAAGCCTATGGCAATTTCTATCGCCTACGGAATTTTTGTAGCAACCTTCTTAACTTTACTGGTGTTGCCATTGTTGCTTTCTATTACCAATTCAGGTAAAGCAAGAGCGAAGTGGTTGAAAACCGGGAATAAGGTGAGTCGGGAATCTGTGGAGAGAGCGATCAAGGAGAAGAATGACGAAGATGAACGACAGAGCGAGATCGATGAGGCGAATAAGAATCAGATTTACTAGAAGATAATTGAACTTCAGAATAAATAATTTCGAATGAGATTAAGAAAATTTATCCTTAGTTTTTTGATCGCACTTTTTTGGAGTGTTGGTTGTGTTGCGCAGGATAGCCTGCTCACTAAGCAGGAAGTTATTTCCAGAGCTTTGGATGAGAACTTTGGAATAAGAATCGCTGAGAATAATGTCGAAATTGCCGATAACAATCAGAATATTCTGAACTCTGGCTATTTGCCGACACTTACAGGACTCGCCGGAGCGAATTACGATCTGAATGATCGTGTTACCGAACCTGAGAATGGTGAAACGGTAGATCAGCGCGGGATTGAAAGTAACCGTTATAATGCTTCTATAAATTTAGGATACACCTTGTTTGACGGCCTGGGACGTTTGTATAATTATAAAAGTCTTCAGGAGCAGTATGATCTCTCTCAACTAGAAGCCCGAGAAACTATAGAAAATACCATTCTCCAGATCATGAGCGTGTATTATGAAGTCGCCAGACTTTCAGAAAACATCAATGTTCTTGAGGAGACATTGGAGATTTCCCAAAATCGTGTAACCCGTGCTCAATATCAATTTGAATATGGACAGGCAAACAATCTTGTGGTTCTAAATGCGAGGGTAGACGTGAACAACGATAGTATTTCTTTAATCGAGACTGAACAATTACTCAAAAATACCAAGCGGGATCTAAATGTACTTCTGAATAGAGAAATTACTGCGAATGAATTTTCTGTAGATACTACAGTGACTTTTATCAGTGACCTTGAGCTGGATAGTTTTATTACTGAAGCTGAAATCAATAATGTTTCATTGTTGCAAATCGAGCGAAGTCTGGAAATTAGTGACTACGATATCAAGATCAATAAAAGCGGATATTTGCCTTCTATAGACCTTACTGGATCATATGGCTGGAATTTGAACCGAAGTGCTGCAACGGCCTTCTTTCCAGGTAGTACGACGACTACAGATGGACTTGCGGCTGGAGTAAGTTTACGCTGGGATTTGTTTGATGGAGGTTTTAGAAATATTCAGGTTAGAAACTCTAAAATAAGATATCAGAATCAGGAAATTCAGAAAGAACAATTAATCAGTCAGGTTCAACGGGATATCGCGAATTCCCTCGGAAATTATCGAAACAAGCTGTTTATTCTGAAGGTGCAGGAAGAGAATGTTGAAACGAACCTGAATAACTTTAATCGATCTGAAGAGCAATATAAACTCGGAAGGATTTCTTCTATAGAATTCAGGCAGGCACAGATCAATCTATTAGATGCCAGAACCAGTCTCAATCTTGCTAAGTATGATGCGAAACTCGCAGAGCTACAAGTTTTGCAGTTGACCGGTCAATTACTGAATGTAAATCTCTAGTTATGTACGAACATTTCTTTCAATGTCCTTACTGCTGGGAAGAAGTCTCTGTACTTCTGGATCCTTCTGTGCGAAAACAAACTTATATCGAGGATTGCGAGACCTGTTGCAACCCTATAGAGTTTCATGTAGAATTTGAATCGAACGAACTGCAGATGTTCGAAGCTCAGCCAATTGAGCAATAAAACCTCTTCGCTTAACAAAACCGAAGTCATTTTAATCTATCTTAGTAGCTAACCCTACACCATCAACCATGTTAGCAACTTTCGATCTTCCAGGTCATGTGATCGGAATTATTATCAACTCAGATCTTACAGATGAGGTTTTAGACGATGTAATTCTAGAGATCAAAGCTCGTTTTGATCAATACGATAAGGTCAATGTTTATTTAGAGCTTGAAAAAGGTCATGAAATTAGTTTTAATGCACTTCTAAAAGGAATAAAATTTAAATATTCCAACGCAGATCTTTTCGGTAAAATAGCTATCGTGACAGATAGTTCGTGGTTCCAAAATGCTGTGAATGTGAGTGATATATTTCTGAATGTAGAGGTGAGGACTTATGATGTCAAAGATAGGCTGGATAGTCTCCAATGGATTTCAATATAATTTTTAAAAAAAGTTTGGTTAGAAACTAAAAAACGTCTTATATTTGCCGTCCAATAGCGCGGGATAGAGCAGTAGGTAGCTCGTCGGGCTCATAACCCGAAGGTCACTGGTTCGAGTCCAGTTCCCGCTACTAGCAAAGACAAGGCTTCACAGAAATGTGGAGCCTTTTTTTATGGTGTGGGTACAACATAGGTACAACATTTCAAGGTTTCTCTTACCCACTTCAAATTGATACGTTTCTATATCAAATGCTAATACATTCTATTTTTCTAATCTAATTTTAATAAGATTTGGATTTCATAGTCCACTCAACCCATTGCAATGCATTTGGCGAAAAGTTATATTCAGGAAAAAAAGCGTACTTACAAAATTCTTAGACACAACTTCAAAGCTTCCGATTTTTATTGAGTTAATCCTGAATTAAAAACGCAGAACACTTCATTTCTAATCTACCTCTTTTAAGTTAAGTCCGCTTTTAATAATTCTTCAAGCAACAACTTTAGTTGATATCCTAATAAAAGTTTAAATTAACCATTTCCAATAATTACCACTTCATCTGCATAGTGGCAAATATTAGATTTCAAATATTTACCACTATTTTGTATATTTGGCAAAGTTTTAATACGACAGTTATGCCAAAAGTAATAGAAAATAGGCTTATAGAAGCATTTAAAGGACGTAGTTCGTTTGATAGGGACGAGCTATTTCAGTTCTATTCGGACTATGAGCCAGACTTGAAGGAAAGCACTTTTAGTTGGCGAATATATGACTTGAAGAAAAAGGATATTATCAAGACTATTGGACGTGGACTTTACGTGATTTCCTATAAACCGAAATACAAACCTAACCTAAGTGAAATTACGCTGAAACTAGTTAGGAAAACAAATGATAGATATACGGATATCACATATTGTGTTTGGGAAAATCAATGGCTTAACGAATTTACACAGCACCAAACATCCAATCAAATGATTATTGTGGAAGTGGAAAAGGAATTTACAGAATCACTTTATTATTATCTCAATGATTCTTTGCGAATGGATTTTTTCTTGAATCCAGGTGAAAAGGAAATAGAGTTTTACATTTCAGAAAGTACAGTACCAGTAGTTATAAAGCGTCTTGTCACAAGGGCGCCAATAAGTAAGCTGAGAGACAAAAAAAATACAGTTCCTGTCGCCACACTTGAAAAGATAATGGTGGACTTGTTTGCTGATGAAAACCTGTTTCATTTTTACCAAGGTTCTGAACTTATCAATATCTATGAACAGATACTAGAACGATACAGTATTAATTTCACAAAACTCTTTAGTTATGCGAAAAGGCGTAAAAAAGAGCTAGAAATAAAACAATTTATGAATAACCACATACCGAATATTTTAGAGGACATCATCAATGATTGAAAAAGTAAGTTTTACAAAAGAATGGCTGGATGACTTCCGGACAAAAAAAGAGCATAAAAGTATTAATGTGACCATATTAGAAAAAATGGTTCACGCCCTTTCCTTGTTAGAGCATCTAAAGTTAGCAGGACTTGATTTTGTCTTTAAAGGCGGTACATCACTCGTACTTTTACTTAGAGAAGGCAATCGGTTTTCAATAGATATCGATATAATTTCGAGTGTAGAGCGTGAACCACTGGAAACGATCCTTGATGCTGTTGTTGCCAATTCACATTTTAAAAGCCACACTTTAAACGAGCGACGCAGTTATAAAGAAGGCGTCCCAAAGGCACATTATACTTTTGAATTTGATTCGGTTTATAACCCGAACGTTCCTGGAACGATTCTGCTAGATATTCTTTTTGACAGCGCACACTATCCAGAGCTTATAGAGTCTGCAGTTGATATTTCTTGGATATCAGTTGTTGAGCCTATAACTTCAATTACCACGCCTTCCGTAAATGCAATATGTGGCGACAAGCTTACTGCATTTGCGCCAGAAACAGTCGGTATTCCATATTACAAGGGCGATGGATTGTTTACAATGGAAATTTGTAAGCAATTGTTCGATTTAGGCAAGTTGTTCGAGGATATTACAGATATGAAAATAGTTAAAGCTAGTTTTTCCGCTTTCGCGAAAGCGGAACTATCATATCGGAGTTCTAACGAAGAGTTCAACAAAAGAAATCTAACTGAAACAGATGTGCTTTTGGATGCCATAAATACGTGTGCCATTATCGCTAAGAGGGAACGTAACCCAACAGCAGACTCAAAAAAGAAGTTTGCCGATTTGAATTCGGGTATACGAAGTTTCGGTAGCTCGTTTTTAATGGCAGGAAATTTCAGAATAGAAGAAGCACTTGCAGCTTCGGCCAGAGTAGCTTATTTAAACGCTATTTTGTTACAAGATAAGATAACAGAAATCGAGTACTACGAAGAACAAGACATAAGCGAGCTTAATATTGAAAACTCAGATTGGGCGTTTATAAATAAACTAAAAAGACAGCCAGATAAATCAATATTTTATTATTGGTTTAAGGCTGTGGAATTAATAGCTGAATAATATGGAGTTGAAAAATATTGTGGAAATATGCGTCGCAATTGATATTGCTATTCTGGGTATTGCCTACCCAATCATTATTGATAAAATTTCAAACATAGGACATAAATTTTCATCAAATTACTTAGCCAATGCTTTTGAAAATGAATTCCCACAGACTAAGTTCTTAGGGCGTTTACCAGGTAGGTCAAGAAGAATAACAATTTTCGAATGGGTTCTATTCTTCACTATTGGTTCCTTCATTTTACTAATCCTGAATTTAAAACCTCTTTTTTGGGAAGACGTATATGTAATGCAGAACTCTGCCAAACTTTTAGTTCTGCTATTGACATTTGTCTTAGTAATCATATTTATAATTTGGCTCGATAAAGTTTCTTTGTATAACGGTAAATCTACTCGTATTCTCACTTACATTATTTCCAAATACAAAGATTTTGATGAGCCTGACGAGGACGAGTATTATTTTAAAATTATTAATGAGCTCGCAATATTTGCTATAAAAACTCAGGACAAGGGTTTAGAAGAAACTTTACTTACATTTTACACAGAAGAATTTAATAATACCCGTGCCAATTTCTTAATACCTCGTGAAGACGATAGACCAGAAGGTTTTGAGAATTTTAGAGTGGATTTTAATCACGAATTTCATCAAGGAATAAGAGAGATAATTAGAGAAGTATCTAAAGGAAAGAATGACGATTTAAGGAGCCTTGAGCATTTTGCTGTAAGTGGTGTTTGGTTTATGGGGCACGGAGTCTTTGAGACACCCATTTCACAAGAAACCTATAAAGAACTGTGGAGAAACGTAGTTCTTATATCAACAAATGCTGGCTTCGTACGTCAATATTGGGGTACAGCTCATCAATACTATGATTTTGGATTAAAACGTGTCTATGGAAATAATTATGATTTTGAAAGTAGAACGTACGACAATCAATCACAAATAGACATAAGAGATAGTGAGCGTAAACGATTTTTTGAATTTCATTTGGCAATGGGTGGACTTTTAGTCTATCAGAAAAATTATGATGCTCTTAAAACATTATTGACATATACACAGCGACAGCCGCCAAATTATGTTTTGTTACCTCAATATACAACCGAAATATTTGCTTGGTTCAGTAGTTTCAAAGATGAATTTGGAAGAGGATATTACCCAATAGACTTAGCATATCCATTTCCAGGATTAGATAACCTAGGAAATAGACGGCAAGTTACTTACTACATCTGCCAGTACATAGCACTACTTTTTTTAAGGCAGATGAAATTGCACCTAGAGCAAAATAATCGACACGACCTTGAACAACCTACATTACCTACAGCAGAAGTTTTGGAGTTACTAAAATGGCAAGAATCTGTTGGATATTTTAGATTTTGTCTTAAAAAAGTTTTGAAGAACAAGGAGCTCTTAAATACTCTCTAAAATGAAAAAGAAGAAATTAAAAACAGAAGCCAGTCGATTTCTAGATACGTTAGAAGAATCACTTAAAGTCGCCATTGATGAGACTAGACTCAATGCTAATATTGACAAGGAAAAAGAAAATGAGTTCTACATAAATTCAGAAATAAGTATTGTAGAAGCATTTCAAAAATTTGACGTAATTAAAAATGCCAATGAAAGTTTTTCAAAAGAACCCACTATATCTTATAGTGTCAATGGGTTGATGGATCTATTTCAAAAATCAGCATTCACGACTGGAGATATTCCCCATATGAATGCTGACACTATTTTGTCACAGCAAATAGTATATCAAAATATTAACTATTACATTCCAAATACCTTCTTATCTGCTAAAAAACGAAGATATCTGCTTAGAAAAGATGACTTAGTTAAAGGAATAATTAATCTAGATTTAGATTTTGAGAAAGATATTATAGTGGCAATGAATCTTAATATCTATGGAATTAAGGATTTTGAAAAAATTGAAAGTAAAATTATAAGAATACCGTCTACTGGACTTAAAAATGTAATTTTTGTTCTACCAAAGTCTGATTTACCTATAATGAAACATAGGAATCTTGATATAGAAGAACAAAAGCAACATCATCTCGGAATATTAGATGATAACAGAAAGGTTTATGCTTCACTAATTGACCTTACAGATGAAAATAATATAGAACAAAGAGAAAAATGGAATAAATCTGGAACTGATTTTACAAAAAATTTGAAGGTTCAACTAACCATAGCTTTTATGACTGAAATCGTATGGAAAGTACAAGCCAATGTTATTCAAATTAATATCGAAAATTCTATGGAAGAACAGGGAATCGTAAATGAATTGTCTGATATAGAAAAATTAGTGCCAAAGCAAGAAGCTAATGATTGATTTTAGAAACCCACACCACATAGAACCACCAGGTGCTCTACGACAAATATTGGAACATCCTTTTAATAAATCTGAATCTATTGAGCTTGCCCTATTTCCAGAACATCGCTACGCATTCTTTTACTGGAACAAATGGATGCGCAAAAATGAAAGAGATAATCCACCTTGTCTAGTTTCATTGGATTGGCATCAAGATTTGTGTTATACCTGCGAAACAGAAAAAGAATGGCTCGAAGCTCTTGATTTATCAAGTGACGCTGACGTTTCGGTTTTTTCTTGGGCGAAATTGGCTGGAAACAACGATGGTCATATTCTATGTGCCGCACACCTTAATTTGATTGGTGATATTTATGTGCATTGTCGGCAAGAAATGGGTCGAGACACTTGGGAAGATGAAGTGCTTCAAGATAGCTACGGTAATAAGCATACCATCAAAAAATTTAAAACCTACCAATCGCTTCAAGATGCACTTTTGAACTCTACCGAAACATCTGTGTTTTTCGGTATTGATTTGGATTTCTTTTCAGTCAAAAATGGCTTGAGCGACGGTTCATTCAAGTTTACTTATTTGAAAGATGATGCGATAAGAACCATGCTCGACAAAAATAATCCTTTAATCAAGTGGATTTTTGAACGAATAAAAGGATTTACCATTGCTATTGAACCCGAACATTGTGGTGGGCTTCTCAAAAGCAATAAATTTCTTGACCTCATTAGCGACATCTACTTCAGCCCAGAGTTATTTGCACCGAAGAGTAATTGGAAATGGAAACCAAGATACTGATTCAGAATTGTACTATTTATTGGCAAAGTTCTCCTTCATTTTTCCATAAAATTCAGCTATATTTAAAGCCAATTTTAACAATTAATTATTAGGCACACCTAATTTCGTTTTTCGGATAATTTGAAAGTGCTTTAATGTATTTTGAGAACTTTTGAATTAGAAGAAATAAAGTCCATTCTTGAACACGCACCGAGCGTCAAGATTTTGACATCCCGTAATCGGGAATTGATTCTGCTATTTCTTTTGTCGGCTTTTCCAGATACCAGTAAAAGTCATTCCTACGATTTTCTTCACACCAAACTTGCCGACCATTTGGAAAGTATCCAATTAGAGGAAGATGAGGAAAATGACCTTCAGTTTGCAGATACTTATGATGTAAAGGCCAAAAAGCTGATTAAAAGATGGACACAACTGGGTTTTCTGACGAGCTTTAGAAATGAAATCGGCACACCACACTACCAACTTACTAATCACACCACCAAAACCCTTAATTGGTTGGAAGGTCTTAAGAAAAAAGAGTTTGTAGGAACCGAATCAAAATTCAAGGAAGTCTTTAACCAATTAAAAGAACTTGTAGAATGGACCAATGATGATGTTGAGAAACGCATCGAAATTCTTGAGGGTAAAAAGCGTGAACTTGAAAAAGAAATCGACGAACTAAAAATTAGCGGCAAGGTAGATACCTACCAAGAATATGAAATCATTCCAAGGTTTCAGAATATTAATGATACTGCAAAAGAACTGCTTTCAGATTTCAAAGAGGTTGAACTTAACTTTAAGGAAATTTCCAAAGAAATTTATTTGAAGTACACCAATTCTGATTTATCCAAAAAAGAGGTGTTGTCATTTACTTTCGATGCCATTGATAGGCTCAAAAAAAGTCATCAAGGAAAAAGCTTTTATGCATTTTGGCAATTTCTCATAGACCGTGGCCTTAAGACCGAATGGAATAGACTCATAGAGGAATTGTTGGGCAAATTAAGAGAAAAGAAAATTGAGGTCGATGACGATTTTCTTACAGGTATCAAAAACAATCTTTTCGAGACTGGTCAGCACGTGTATCGGGCAAACGATAAAATGGCTGAAAAAATCAGTCAAATCATTAGGGAAAGTGACTCTTTACAAAGAGAAAGCCTAAAAAGGCTTTTGGCAGAAATCAAGAACCTGCTAATTCAAACAAGTAGGGTTCCAAAATCGCCCGATATATCCATAGAACTGGAAAGTGAGCCAGAAATCAACTTAAATTTTGACAAGAAACTCACGCTTGAGAAAAAGAAAGATAGAACCTATAGCCAACGACCACAAGTTGTTCCAAAAGACCTTGAGCAATCATCGCAATTTGAGAAAATAGCCGCAAAGAGAAAAATAAGTAAAAAGGTTTTGAATGCAAATATTCTGCGAACCCTTGAAGCAAGAGGACAGGCTTCTTTAGCAGAGATTATCGATGACAATGGCGGTGTATCCCAAGGTCTGCATGAAGTGTTTGGGTATTTCAGTATTCTAAAAAACTTCAAACATACCTTCAATAGTGATAAAGAAGCACAAATTCTGTTTGATGGAACAGCGAACAAAATGATAAGAATACCGGAAATAATTATTACAAAATGAACAGTTTAAGTTCCAATTTAAAAGAATATTCCTTGGCTATAGTACGATTGCTAAAAGGTACGGTAAATAGCGATGACAAAGTCTGGGACGATGTTCTGTTATATAGAAAATCCATTCAAGAGTATGTTAACGTTATCGGACTAGAGTTGATTATCAAGGAAAATGATGGTTATGCTTTCTTAAAGCAATTCCCCATTGATGATGATGACAACACAATAGGATTGGTTTCAAGAAAACAGGTTGGGTTTGAGACTTCGGTACTCTTGGTGGTACTGCGACAGTTTTTGGAAGATTTTGAAACAAATCCTGTGGATTTTAGCGGGTCAGAAAAGTTTATTGATAATGAAGAACTAATCAATCAAATTGA contains:
- a CDS encoding DUF6577 family protein; protein product: MPKVIENRLIEAFKGRSSFDRDELFQFYSDYEPDLKESTFSWRIYDLKKKDIIKTIGRGLYVISYKPKYKPNLSEITLKLVRKTNDRYTDITYCVWENQWLNEFTQHQTSNQMIIVEVEKEFTESLYYYLNDSLRMDFFLNPGEKEIEFYISESTVPVVIKRLVTRAPISKLRDKKNTVPVATLEKIMVDLFADENLFHFYQGSELINIYEQILERYSINFTKLFSYAKRRKKELEIKQFMNNHIPNILEDIIND
- a CDS encoding DUF3375 domain-containing protein is translated as MRTFELEEIKSILEHAPSVKILTSRNRELILLFLLSAFPDTSKSHSYDFLHTKLADHLESIQLEEDEENDLQFADTYDVKAKKLIKRWTQLGFLTSFRNEIGTPHYQLTNHTTKTLNWLEGLKKKEFVGTESKFKEVFNQLKELVEWTNDDVEKRIEILEGKKRELEKEIDELKISGKVDTYQEYEIIPRFQNINDTAKELLSDFKEVELNFKEISKEIYLKYTNSDLSKKEVLSFTFDAIDRLKKSHQGKSFYAFWQFLIDRGLKTEWNRLIEELLGKLREKKIEVDDDFLTGIKNNLFETGQHVYRANDKMAEKISQIIRESDSLQRESLKRLLAEIKNLLIQTSRVPKSPDISIELESEPEINLNFDKKLTLEKKKDRTYSQRPQVVPKDLEQSSQFEKIAAKRKISKKVLNANILRTLEARGQASLAEIIDDNGGVSQGLHEVFGYFSILKNFKHTFNSDKEAQILFDGTANKMIRIPEIIITK
- a CDS encoding efflux RND transporter permease subunit — its product is MRGIISYFIKYHVAVNVMIIAFVIFGVVGMLRMQSSFFPLIESEIININVTYPGAAPEEIEEGIVLKIEDNLKGLVGVDRVTSVSRENGGSITVEIDSDEDIDVMLSEVKNAVDRVPNFPSGMEPLVVAKQENIRETFDFFVSGEGVDLATLKQIGRQIEYDLRAMDGLSQIELSGFPEEEIEIAVDENDLLAFNITFTEVAQAVAQANILTTGGSIKTQEEDFLIRADNRSYYGKELNKLVVKSQADGTTVTLEDVATIRDRFSETPNASYINGQIAVSVNISTTNNEDLISAAEKVRNYVEEFNEKNDTLKIIVEDDRSITLNQRTQLLIENGAVGIILVLLFLSFFLNTRLAFWVAFGLPISFLGMFIFAAGFGVTINVLSLFGMIIVIGILVDDGIVISENIYQHYERGKKPVQAAIDGTMEVLPPILSAIITTILAFSTFLFLDSRIGEFFGEVSTVVILTLVVSLVEALIILPAHIAHSKALVRETEEEQKKKKGLSRLFLKLRIINKYGDQLMAYLRDKLYEPVIRATVAHRFLSLSILITLFILTVGSVMGGVVNVTLFPSIASDRVSIDLLMPEGTNPKKTDSIISMVEDAAWRVNKDFTERQTGNKSVVKNIVRRVGPGNNKASLRVNLLPGEERDFGSPEITNAIRDEVGQVYGVERLTFGSGGNFGGKPVSVSLLGNNLEELELAKEELKEAMEENSTLKDVTDTDPDGIKEITIDLNENAYALGLNLREVMSQVRAGFFGLQAQRFQRGQDEIRVWVRYDRENRESINDLDDMRIVTPDGNRVPFGEIATYEIRRGTESISHLEGLREIRVEADMDDPDASSTDAIANIGENVLPDILSKYPSVSVSYEGQNREAEKLTKSAEKVFPIILFLIYAVIAFTFRSYSQPLLLMIMIPFSIIGVAWGHYIHGFPVNILSLLGIIALVGIMVNDGLVLIGKFNSYLREGMRFEKALIEAGKSRFRAIFLTSLTTIAGIAPLLLEKSRQAQFLKPMAISIAYGIFVATFLTLLVLPLLLSITNSGKARAKWLKTGNKVSRESVERAIKEKNDEDERQSEIDEANKNQIY
- a CDS encoding DUF4194 domain-containing protein, whose product is MNSLSSNLKEYSLAIVRLLKGTVNSDDKVWDDVLLYRKSIQEYVNVIGLELIIKENDGYAFLKQFPIDDDDNTIGLVSRKQVGFETSVLLVVLRQFLEDFETNPVDFSGSEKFIDNEELINQIELFLPEKYDKVGYLKKLEDYIKRIEKLGYIKRLDSDDLNTRYRIHKIIKEKVSIDALEEFKNKLNEYVESI
- a CDS encoding STAS/SEC14 domain-containing protein; its protein translation is MLATFDLPGHVIGIIINSDLTDEVLDDVILEIKARFDQYDKVNVYLELEKGHEISFNALLKGIKFKYSNADLFGKIAIVTDSSWFQNAVNVSDIFLNVEVRTYDVKDRLDSLQWISI
- a CDS encoding TolC family protein, whose translation is MRLRKFILSFLIALFWSVGCVAQDSLLTKQEVISRALDENFGIRIAENNVEIADNNQNILNSGYLPTLTGLAGANYDLNDRVTEPENGETVDQRGIESNRYNASINLGYTLFDGLGRLYNYKSLQEQYDLSQLEARETIENTILQIMSVYYEVARLSENINVLEETLEISQNRVTRAQYQFEYGQANNLVVLNARVDVNNDSISLIETEQLLKNTKRDLNVLLNREITANEFSVDTTVTFISDLELDSFITEAEINNVSLLQIERSLEISDYDIKINKSGYLPSIDLTGSYGWNLNRSAATAFFPGSTTTTDGLAAGVSLRWDLFDGGFRNIQVRNSKIRYQNQEIQKEQLISQVQRDIANSLGNYRNKLFILKVQEENVETNLNNFNRSEEQYKLGRISSIEFRQAQINLLDARTSLNLAKYDAKLAELQVLQLTGQLLNVNL
- a CDS encoding CPXCG motif-containing cysteine-rich protein, yielding MYEHFFQCPYCWEEVSVLLDPSVRKQTYIEDCETCCNPIEFHVEFESNELQMFEAQPIEQ
- a CDS encoding nucleotidyl transferase AbiEii/AbiGii toxin family protein, translating into MIEKVSFTKEWLDDFRTKKEHKSINVTILEKMVHALSLLEHLKLAGLDFVFKGGTSLVLLLREGNRFSIDIDIISSVEREPLETILDAVVANSHFKSHTLNERRSYKEGVPKAHYTFEFDSVYNPNVPGTILLDILFDSAHYPELIESAVDISWISVVEPITSITTPSVNAICGDKLTAFAPETVGIPYYKGDGLFTMEICKQLFDLGKLFEDITDMKIVKASFSAFAKAELSYRSSNEEFNKRNLTETDVLLDAINTCAIIAKRERNPTADSKKKFADLNSGIRSFGSSFLMAGNFRIEEALAASARVAYLNAILLQDKITEIEYYEEQDISELNIENSDWAFINKLKRQPDKSIFYYWFKAVELIAE